CAGCCGTGACTCGTTTGCCGCCAGCGAGAAGGAGATCTTCCTGGCTCTGTCGCGCTGGTGCCGCCAGCAGGGGGACGGTAGTGGGGACGGCAGCGGTGGGGACACACGCGTGGTAATGTCGGCCGTGCGGCTGCCTCTCATGACGTTGACGGAGATGCTGAACGTGGTGCGGCCATCCGGCCTCCTGAGCCCCGATGACCTGCTGGATGCCATCAAGACCCGGTCGGAGAGCCGCAATATGGACCTGAACTACCGGGGGATGCTCAGTCAgtgcttccacacacacacctgctcactGTCTCATAGAGTAGAACTGGATTTTATCGTCCTACAACATGGAATTTTGTTCCAGCGAGACGTGACTCTGcttggtttggtatcagtcgCGTTGTTTTACTTTTAGAAATATTGTTCTATGCCCATTCCCTGACACGCAGTTAAAATAAGAGATGTGCTCTCACTCCGACACCACAatgggggcgctatagagccaaCGTGCCAAGTGAGAGACTATAAGatttatagaatagaatagcctttattgtcattttattgtgtacaACGAAATTGGAgttctgccccttttttccaagataactttcactttccatatctggcagcgtatcttgtctgtgattggatgcTTGTTCCGCCAGAGTTTTCTACCATAATGACACTTAGATGgttgcaaagctctatttctcttgCTTTCCGGTCATATTTTTTGAATTATCTAGATCTCATAAAccgtctaggagttacggtaataaGACGTACGCATGCCAAGTCCTTTCTGCAAGAGATTAAACGCCAGGTTGAAGAGGAGGGAGACACTGCTTGCCACATAAAATCGTCGCCGTGGTCTTGATTGACGGACATTTATCGAATGAAATGAAAACCGGTTTTCTTTTTGTCGTTGTGCAGTACCAGAGGAGAACATTGCCACCATGAAGTACGGCGCTCAGGTGGTGAAGGGGGAGCTGAAGTCGGCGCTGCTGGACGGAGACACACAGAACTACGACCTGGACCACGGCTTCTCCAGGCACCCCATCGAGGAGGACGGCAGGGCCGGGATCCAGGTCAAGCTGGGTCAGCCGTTCATCATCAACCACGTCCGCCTCCTGCTGTGGGACAGAGACAGCAGGTACGGCCAGGAACATGCACCCTGTTGTGGTGcattttttgatgtttttcgATGATCTTAACCTCATTAAAATATCCCTGCAAACGCAGCATGAGACTGTTTATGttgtcatttaattttatacctgtatatattttgttttgcgAAGGTCGTACTCGTACTACATCGAGGTGTCGATGGACGAGCTGGACTGGGTGCGCGTCGTGGATCATTCCAAGTACCTGTGCCGCTCCTGGCAGAACCTTTACTTCACGCCACAGGTTTGCAGGTAAACCACGGCAAACCATTTACAGCCATACAcgcatttcctttttttttttttgcttattttaaccacaaaaggACCAGAAATTGTCCTGTCAGTACTTTTGCCCatagttatttacaatgtactgccATGTTAAAAAAccctgtagttgtacatgaacatcagattttgaaatttgaacagtttaaaacatgatttaaattacatttgttttaagttgtttttctctcaatgtGCCAAAAAACAGGCCATAAAAATGGAAACTAGTGTTTGTCCAGGTgattttccaactctctccgctctgtcgattatttccttGATTCATTGggcacttgtttggtccataaagtgtcagaaCAACTCTATAtaattgtgtattatttttggCGCATTttcaccggctctactcgcctcgcctagCCACGCcgcggcacggtttaagtagcgtttccactagcatagtacctggtaccatgtactatttttagtacttgctccggcgaggttccaagcatgctagtagtaggtactatgcggTGATTAGttagactgccggccgctgactggccagagtcccgtcacaggaagagatgtcccacccacaaatcaagccgaacagcgccgaactgtagatcacttaaaactgcTTAACAATCCTacaaacgtgggttaatctccaacaactaccagggaaacctctatatttaacagcagtcttttaaagtggagtggtgcaTTTAGGGACCGGCGATCGCGAGCctcctgaaaacgtgggttaatctcaaCAACTAcagtgtaaagtcactagtcacttgtgtgggtgtgtgtttgtgtgtgcgtgtataaaacaagtcaccacagtttcactcagctgtgcagtgatgaccccgcccacattaagtaggtacttttttgtagtggagatgcaacctaatcgtgctgTGTCGTGCCGCGAGGcaagtagagccagtggaaatgcgccattagagTGCAATCACACAGCATTTGTAGATATATTTGCCCGTTACTTTAAAGGTTTTTCTtagcttctcttcttcttcctgtgtttttacCGATGTTTCCTTTTCTCCTGCTTGTTTAAAAAGattggattatttatttatcttttttattttcttctgcgTCAGATACGTTCGCATCGTGGGAACACACAACACCGTCAACAAGGTCTTCCACCTGGTGGCGTTTGAATGCATGTTCACCAACCGCTCGTTCACCCTGGAGAGTGGCCTTGTGGGTAAGATTGCAAACGTCGTCGTCATCGCCGTCGTCCGTACTTCTGACCCCACTGTGATAttgtggcacttttccactgtacagttccggcgcggctcgactctacacagtttggaATCACtctccatgacttcatagcccCTCCTCCACGTGGGCAGAGTCTGCGCAAAACTGCCATGACATGGTTTTCAGGGCGACACAAGCTAGCGACTTGTAAAGCGTTTTTTTCCGTTTAACTGAatattagaatcagttgatttaaaaagattttatttCAGTCACTGAAATATACGACGGCGTGTTAGGGccaagtatgaaaaaaaatatatatatatatatacggacctgggggaggggggtaatatttacattacattacattacattacatgtcatttagcagacgcttttatccaaagcgacttacaatggaattgagtacaatcagcgaggggtggaatcgaacttgcgaccattgcgaccatgatgtttttcgcacttaaggtaccggtcttaaccactgagccactccaccccatatTTAGAGAAAAtgttgcagatttatgagattaaaagtggcaagTGAGCATTTTCAGCACCACAGACAGCTTCAGATTGCGCTCACACGAAAGAACAACCAAACAGGCCACCTGTGAACCAGCAATACAGAGGAGATTGTAGTGATCAGTGGGTTCCCAGCTGCGGTGGACTGTTGTATAGGTGGTGCTGAGAATGTCAAacattctgtgtctgtggggCATTCCCTGCTGACCAGGCGGCGTCTGTGGTGTGATGAGATTGCTTGACAAAGACGAAACACCattttccaacttttttttttctcataaatcTGCTACTTTGtttctcgtagatttgctaCTTTCAATCTCATAAATTtgcgactttattttctcgtagatttgctaCTTTCAATCTAATAAATctgcgactttattttctcgtagatttgctaCTTTCAATCTCATCTGCTTCTCTGTAATCTGCTTtcaatctcataaatctgctactttttttactttcaatctcataaattcactttattttctcttagATTTGCAACTTtcaatctcataaatctgctaCTTTATTTTCACGTAGATTTGCTACTTtcaatctcataaatctgctactttattttcttgtagatttgctactttcaatctcataaatctgcgactttattttcacgtagatttgctacttttaatctcataaatctgcgactttttaaaaatattatctCCCTCCCCCGGgcttgttatattttttttttccatgcttggccactgaaataccactgaacatgGTCGTGACTGGGCTCACGATCGTCTagactctgttaaatattgacattttttcaagttttcaggatttttaagtctttttaactttgattcaCAGTTCGTCAGctttggctttgattcttgtgtcggaagtcgcactcatgactcttgaGTGACACTCTGACTTATCAGTGTCCgacagtctgttgatgtcagattttagtatcagctcagctgaacctcACACCGAGCCAAGTCGCGCTGGAACAGTGTGGTGGCAAAGCCTCATTAgaactcttctttttttgtcttcctccgCGTCCGCAGTGCCCAGCGACAACGTGGCGACCATCGCGTCCTGCGCCAGCGTCGTCGAGGGCGTGAGCCGCAGCAGAAACGCCTTGCTCAACGGCGACACGCGCAACTACGACTGGGACTCGGGATACACCTGCCATCAGCTGGGCTCTGGAGCCATCGTCATCCAGCTGGCTCAGCCGTACGCCATTGGATCCTTAAGGTAGGTCCAGACACGGATGTTGGACCTTTACCATTGTaccatatacatgtacataaggagtaaagtgttgtgtttgtgtgttcaggctgctgctgtgggACTGTGACGAGCGCTCGTACAGTTACTACATCGAAACCTCCACCAACCAGCAGCAGTGGACGAGGGTGGTCGACCGCACGAGGGTGGCCTGTCGGTGAGGCTCCTGTATTCCTGTTTCCAAAAAacactctgtctctgcctgttgcataaatcacaaacacaacgcGTTCCATGGCccgtttcaaagtaaaagcgagacgcaggaccacactgGTGTTGGTAATCAAACggtttcagggaggagattcctcCAGGGATGTGGGATCTCACAGACTTGGGAATATAAACAGACTGTCGGCgtcgtgtgtgtgatgttttgtgctgagaaatgtgatttaaaatcagGAAGACTCCGACGACGTTAAAAtcacgtctgttaatccctcacgcgacaagataatctgttcaaatcagaaGATGCCTGCGATTGTCGGAAGCGACTGAACTCTGACCCTTACTTTAATGAACTtgaactgtacatttttatttaggtATTTATCTATGggagtgtttttattcttctcttcttcttcatcattctTTTCATCAGATTTTCCAAATGTGGACAATAACGTATCTTTATCTATCTGCACATAAATGTTCGTGTAAGAGGCTCAGCATCCTCTGAATGTTGTTTCTTCCAGATCGTGGCAGACGTTGAAGTTTGATAAGCAGCCTGCTTCCTTCATCCGAATCGTTGGGACACACAACACTGCTAATGAGGTGAAAATATCGACATTTAGACTTTTAACCCTGGCATAGACACTACAGTCCTTGGAATCATTTTTGGAAAAGTCGCATGCTTTGGTGTAGCTCTGTTACAGCGCctcacacaggcctggcatatgaaCTACAACATTATTGTTTCCTGAAACAGTCGTACAGGAAAGGCTTCTGTTTCAGTGCCTCGTTTGACGCTGTGTGAATTCTTGCCGCAGGTTTTCCACTGCGTTCACTTCGAGTGTCCGGCTCAGCTCGACACCGAGGTCGCCGAGGGCAGTCCCGGCGTCAACTCGTCCGACTCCGGCGCCGCGCCCCTGCAGCCCCGCCCCCAGCGGccttcacgcacacacagcctGCTGCCCAcccagtcctcctcctccacctcgcCGCCGTCCTCACATCATTAAgaccgccgccgccgcccccAGAGTGGAAAGGAGAAGCCTCAGAAATTCCATTTTTGCACAGCCGTCATCATCCAGACTACACTGCTGAGACGCTGCTAAAGGAAAGGCTCATCGTCATTCACCGTGGTCCTTCTGTCGTGGAGGGAAGTAGAAACACACGTAACGAGTCTCCACAGTCTTCCCAGTTTTAAGAACTGAAAAGTTAGATATTGCATCCACTGGCTCATAACACTTTTGTGAAGGTAACTTTTTTAGACTTTAGAGTTTTATCCCTgaaaaggtgtaaaaaaaaaaaaaggagaaatgtaATCTACGACGataataccacacacacacacacactgaaatcagTGAGACGTGGGGTTGTTGAATTTTATGGGTTAGAAATATTTCCAAAACAGAAATGGATTTTATCCTCCAAACAagctatttttttaaagaaactcgTCTTAAAGAACGTCTCGTCACTTTTCATACCATCGGGCTAACAGAGTACAAGTCCTAGTATTTTTTCAAACGTTGGAGTccttgagggtttttttgtttgttttttttgccaaagcCGACACTTTCTGTGGCATTTGTGTGCAAATAGCACTTCATCCATTttatgcatttgcattttttaagtAAACGCTGCTGGAGTATTTTGATTGACGGGCAAATCCCGATCTGGTCGTTAAAGTTCGTACCCGAACAAAGAAAACCAGCGCTTTTCCATGACACTGTTCTAGTCACAATCTCGACCTTCTAACGCAACGGTGGAGTTGAGGATCTGACCACGCCCCCCAGGTGTGACGTCCTGCAGACGTACTGTTTTAGCTGCTGTAGCACGACTAGCTTCAGGTTAGCTTCTCCCACTAACCCGAAGCTGTCGGATGTTGTTAACGAGAAAACGTGTGAACAACGTTTTGAGCGCGTAGCAAAGCGCAGGAAGTCCTGAAAATTCAGCTCGATAACTAGCGCCATAGACGTGTTTGTAGCttctgtcatgtgaccttagTTTAATGAATGTAGTGGAACCACGCTACGGAACGCCAAGCAGGTCACAACTCACTACGAAGGGTCATGCCATGTGATCATGTcattggaggtcagaggtcacaggttAGTGAttgctggaccttcagagcGAGTTATTacgacataaaaccaatgatcttAGACCAGACTAGAGGAAGACAGATCGAGGATCTGGAGAATCGCGACATGCCTACAAAGCGGTCGTactgggtgtaactgaatcattagactcagttcagattgttcagtacttcccgCATTTGAACTCTTTTTAAAGTGATCTACAGGTCGGCTTTGTTCGTCTGTTGCCATCACTGCTCAGTTCGCTTTGGATTAATGGAACTGAATCGTGGAAAAGCGTCATTAAACCGTGTTAAACCATGCGTTTTTAAGCACAAACGATTGTGGCCGAGGGATGGAATCACTAGAGTTGTTAAACGTTGGCGCTGAGAGGCCTCGGACCAAAACCCCGGTGTTTGTATGCGGCGGTCACGTGTGCAGCTGCCGTTGGCACTTTACTTTTCGTCGTGTGAACGGAGATGAAAGGCTTTTTTCTGACTGAAGAACGGCACTCGCTGGAGCTGCTGgaaaaaaacctttgtttggtgttaagttaatttaaaatgtactttgcTCGCTCTCGGGTCGGTGAGGTTTAagctgtgtgggttttttttgtgtgaatttaAGCTCGGTGCTGTggtttactgtttttgtttctctgtgtcctgATGTTGCACTTTGGAGTTTGTCCTTGGAAAaagctctttttttgtttttatttgaaacctTTCGTTTGacgttaaagctgctgtcagcgaTGCTCGCCGCCGTCGTTGGGataacttcctgtttgtcatGTGTTCAAAGATAtagagaagctgacgtcacgcGTGCGACGCGCTGGGGattctcgtctgtgattggacgctcgtCCCCACGGGAGTCCCGAGGttctgcagtttttttaattttcccgGCCTCTTTGTGGAGtcctggctcctgattggatgaGAGCGTTCAGGAGAATCTGCACAAAAGTTTTGTAGTTTATTGGCTTTTTTATCCACGGCcttgaaaacatgtgttaaacCCACACTTAAGCTCATCATCTTTGTCGTTGTttgtgcacctgtgtgtgtgtgtgtgtgaagacattttgtttgtgtgtgtgaagacattttgtttgtgtgtgtgtatgttttttttgtttgtttgtgtgtgtgtgtaaagacattttgttgtgtgaagacattttgtttgtgt
The sequence above is drawn from the Solea senegalensis isolate Sse05_10M linkage group LG17, IFAPA_SoseM_1, whole genome shotgun sequence genome and encodes:
- the btbd9 gene encoding BTB/POZ domain-containing protein 9 produces the protein MSNSHPLRPLASVSEIDHIHLLSEQLGALVLGEEYSDVTFIVEGKRFPAHRVILAARCHYFRALLYGGMKESQPQAEVCLEETRAEAFSMLLHYLYTGRASLSSAREEVVLDFLGLAHRYGLQPLEDSTSEFLRTVLHTNNVCLVFDVASLYSLSALSAACCAYMDRHAPEVLNSDGFLTLSKTALLTVVSRDSFAASEKEIFLALSRWCRQQGDGSGDGSGGDTRVVMSAVRLPLMTLTEMLNVVRPSGLLSPDDLLDAIKTRSESRNMDLNYRGMLIPEENIATMKYGAQVVKGELKSALLDGDTQNYDLDHGFSRHPIEEDGRAGIQVKLGQPFIINHVRLLLWDRDSRSYSYYIEVSMDELDWVRVVDHSKYLCRSWQNLYFTPQVCRYVRIVGTHNTVNKVFHLVAFECMFTNRSFTLESGLVVPSDNVATIASCASVVEGVSRSRNALLNGDTRNYDWDSGYTCHQLGSGAIVIQLAQPYAIGSLRLLLWDCDERSYSYYIETSTNQQQWTRVVDRTRVACRSWQTLKFDKQPASFIRIVGTHNTANEVFHCVHFECPAQLDTEVAEGSPGVNSSDSGAAPLQPRPQRPSRTHSLLPTQSSSSTSPPSSHH